In a genomic window of bacterium:
- a CDS encoding adenylate kinase — MNIVIMGPPGVGKGTQSHAIVTSKKVVHISTGDMLRMAIRSGTELGLKVETVMKAGDLVSDELMMEIIKDRLSQDDVKNGWLLDGFPRTFYQADEFTKMLDEIGQTIHAVLVIDAPAEEIVRRLNGRITCRACNEVMNLTGFASVSPQYCPFCGKDKDPKREGKSALYQRADDKEETIRHRLEIFRKKTLPAAWCLEERYPLHEIDGLGTPEEVGARIAKALG; from the coding sequence ATGAACATCGTCATCATGGGGCCCCCGGGCGTGGGGAAGGGAACCCAGTCCCACGCCATCGTCACGAGCAAGAAGGTCGTCCACATCTCCACCGGCGACATGCTGCGCATGGCCATCCGGAGCGGCACCGAGCTCGGCCTGAAGGTCGAGACGGTGATGAAGGCGGGCGACCTGGTCTCGGACGAACTGATGATGGAGATCATCAAGGACCGGCTCTCCCAGGATGACGTGAAGAACGGGTGGCTGCTCGACGGCTTCCCCCGGACGTTCTACCAGGCCGACGAGTTCACCAAGATGCTCGACGAGATCGGCCAGACGATCCACGCGGTGCTCGTCATCGACGCCCCGGCCGAGGAGATCGTGCGCCGCCTGAACGGCCGCATCACCTGCCGGGCCTGCAACGAGGTCATGAACCTGACCGGATTCGCCTCGGTCAGCCCGCAATACTGCCCCTTCTGCGGCAAGGACAAGGATCCGAAGCGCGAAGGGAAGTCGGCCCTCTACCAGCGGGCCGACGACAAGGAAGAGACCATCCGGCATCGGCTGGAGATCTTCCGCAAGAAGACCCTGCCGGCCGCCTGGTGCCTCGAGGAGCGCTATCCGCTCCACGAGATCGACGGCCTGGGCACCCCCGAGGAAGTCGGGGCGCGCATCGCCAAGGCCCTGGGCTAG
- the secY gene encoding preprotein translocase subunit SecY, which produces MNITSSYQSMFRIPELKRRLLFTGLILLVYRLGGHVPTPGINRAALASFFDAQSGSLMGLYDMFSGGNLRQATIFALGIMPYISASIIFQLLQAVVPYFEKLAKEGEEGRKKITQYTRFATVALAAIQSFGMAAGLEQMAGGIVTSPGLGFKLLTMITLTAGTVFVMWLGEQITERGIGNGISLIIFIGIVARYPTDILNTAQQLASGDMHIVKALLIGAFMLLVIGGIIAITQGQRKIPVQYAKKIVGRRVYGGANTHIPLKVNTAGVIPIIFAQSIIMFPATLMNIFPDSGFFTTLGGLFRPPNPVYVIVYSALIILFAYFYTAVILNPVDLADNMKKNSGFIPGVRPGKKTAEYIDRVLTRVTLPGAIFLAIIAILPDLMISFLNVPFYFGGTGLLIVVGVALDTLQQIESHLVMRHYDGFMTKGRLRARR; this is translated from the coding sequence TTGAACATTACCAGCAGCTACCAAAGCATGTTCAGGATCCCCGAACTGAAGCGGCGGCTCCTGTTCACCGGTCTGATCCTGTTGGTCTACCGGCTGGGGGGGCACGTCCCCACGCCGGGCATCAACCGGGCGGCCCTCGCCTCGTTCTTCGACGCCCAGTCGGGCTCGCTGATGGGGCTGTACGACATGTTCTCCGGCGGCAACCTCCGTCAGGCCACGATCTTCGCGTTGGGCATCATGCCGTACATCAGCGCCTCGATCATCTTCCAGCTTCTCCAGGCCGTGGTGCCGTACTTCGAGAAGCTGGCCAAGGAAGGCGAAGAGGGCCGCAAGAAGATCACCCAGTACACCCGGTTCGCCACGGTCGCCCTCGCCGCGATCCAGAGCTTCGGCATGGCGGCCGGCCTCGAGCAGATGGCCGGCGGGATCGTCACCAGCCCGGGCCTCGGCTTCAAGCTGCTGACCATGATCACGCTCACCGCCGGCACGGTCTTCGTCATGTGGCTCGGTGAGCAGATCACCGAACGCGGCATCGGCAACGGCATCTCGCTGATCATCTTCATCGGGATCGTCGCCCGCTACCCGACCGACATCCTGAACACGGCGCAGCAGCTGGCCAGCGGCGACATGCACATCGTCAAGGCCCTGCTCATCGGCGCCTTCATGCTGCTCGTGATCGGCGGCATCATCGCCATCACCCAGGGGCAGCGGAAGATCCCGGTCCAGTACGCCAAGAAGATCGTGGGGCGGCGCGTCTACGGCGGGGCCAACACCCACATCCCGCTGAAGGTCAACACCGCCGGCGTGATCCCCATCATCTTCGCCCAGTCGATCATCATGTTCCCGGCCACGCTGATGAACATCTTCCCCGATTCGGGCTTCTTCACGACCCTCGGCGGCCTCTTCCGGCCGCCCAATCCGGTCTACGTGATCGTGTACTCGGCCCTGATCATCCTGTTCGCCTACTTCTACACCGCGGTGATCCTCAACCCGGTCGACCTGGCGGACAACATGAAGAAGAACAGCGGCTTCATCCCCGGCGTGCGCCCGGGCAAGAAGACCGCCGAGTACATCGACCGCGTGCTGACGCGGGTGACGCTGCCGGGCGCCATCTTCCTGGCGATCATCGCGATCCTGCCGGACCTGATGATCAGCTTCCTGAACGTGCCGTTCTACTTCGGCGGCACGGGCCTGCTGATCGTCGTCGGCGTGGCGCTGGACACGCTCCAGCAGATCGAGTCGCACCTGGTGATGCGGCACTACGACGGATTCATGACCAAGGGTCGCCTGCGGGCCCGGAGGTAG
- the rplO gene encoding 50S ribosomal protein L15 → MKLNNIGAPKGANRDKKRRGRGPGSGQGKTGGRGHKGQKARSGGGIPPWFEGGQMPLNRRLPKRGFTNIFKKSYQLVNLDELETRLDAGKVDAETLANAGLIKNPTLPVKLLGRGKVEKSFQIEVAKASKAAVAAVEAAGGSVTVTG, encoded by the coding sequence CTGAAGCTGAACAACATCGGGGCGCCCAAGGGGGCGAACCGGGACAAGAAGCGCCGCGGTCGCGGTCCGGGCTCCGGCCAGGGCAAGACCGGCGGGCGCGGGCACAAGGGCCAGAAGGCCCGCAGCGGCGGCGGCATCCCGCCCTGGTTCGAGGGCGGTCAGATGCCCCTGAACCGCCGTCTGCCCAAGCGCGGTTTCACGAACATCTTCAAGAAGTCGTACCAGCTGGTGAATCTGGACGAGCTGGAAACGCGCCTCGACGCGGGCAAGGTGGACGCCGAGACCCTGGCGAACGCCGGCCTGATCAAGAACCCCACGCTCCCGGTCAAGCTGCTGGGCAGGGGCAAGGTCGAGAAGTCGTTCCAGATCGAAGTCGCCAAGGCCAGCAAGGCGGCCGTCGCCGCGGTGGAAGCCGCGGGCGGATCGGTCACCGTCACTGGTTGA
- a CDS encoding 30S ribosomal protein S5 — protein sequence FSAIVTVGDGKGKVGVAMGKANEIADAIRKGGEGARAAQISVPMQNDTIPYQVVGRFGASRVLLKPASPGTGVIAAGGVRAILEAAGVKNILTKQLGSRNPNNVVKATMDGLRQLRTVEDFAAKRGLSVPEVLGLPKPSGRKAAPAPAEAAAETAETKES from the coding sequence CTTCAGCGCCATCGTGACCGTCGGCGACGGCAAGGGCAAGGTCGGCGTGGCCATGGGCAAGGCGAACGAGATCGCCGACGCCATCCGCAAGGGTGGCGAGGGTGCCCGCGCGGCGCAGATCTCCGTGCCGATGCAGAACGACACGATCCCCTACCAGGTGGTCGGACGCTTCGGCGCCAGCCGCGTGCTGCTGAAGCCCGCCAGTCCGGGTACCGGCGTCATCGCCGCCGGCGGCGTGCGCGCCATCCTCGAGGCGGCCGGCGTGAAGAACATCCTCACCAAGCAGCTCGGCTCGCGGAATCCCAACAACGTGGTCAAGGCCACGATGGACGGGCTGCGGCAGCTGCGCACGGTGGAGGACTTCGCGGCCAAGCGCGGCCTGAGCGTACCCGAGGTGCTCGGTCTGCCCAAGCCGTCCGGCAGGAAGGCCGCTCCCGCCCCGGCGGAGGCCGCGGCCGAGACCGCCGAGACCAAGGAGTCCTAG
- the rpmD gene encoding 50S ribosomal protein L30, with amino-acid sequence MSAKLKITQVRSVIGRPEKHRRIIESLGLKRNQTSVVHDDTPAIRGMVFKVRHLVNVEEVN; translated from the coding sequence ATGAGTGCGAAGCTGAAGATTACCCAGGTGCGCAGCGTCATCGGTCGTCCCGAGAAGCACCGCCGCATCATCGAATCGCTGGGCCTGAAGCGGAACCAGACTTCCGTGGTCCACGACGACACGCCCGCGATCCGCGGGATGGTGTTCAAGGTTCGCCATCTCGTGAACGTTGAAGAGGTGAATTAG